A region from the Neurospora crassa OR74A linkage group V, whole genome shotgun sequence genome encodes:
- the crp-4 gene encoding 60S ribosomal protein L5 produces MAFHKLVKNSAYYSRFQTKYKRRREGKTDYYARKRLITQAKNKYNAPKYRLVVRFTNRDIILQIVSSEITGDKVFASAYSHELKAYGIEHGLTNWAAAYATGLLLARRVLKKLGLDETFKGVEEADGEYKLTEAAETDDGERRPFKAFLDVGLARTSTGARVFGAMKGASDGGIFIPHSENRFPGYDMESEELDAETLKKYIFGGHVAEYMETLADDDEERYKSQFNRYIEDDLEADGLEDLYAEAHAAIREDPFKKAESEAPKKTKEEWKAESLKYKKSKLTREQRAAGVQERIAALRSE; encoded by the exons ATG GCCTTCCACAAGCTTGTCAAGAACAGCGCGTACTACAG TCGCTTCCAGACCAAGTACAAGCGCAGAAGAGAGGGCAAGACCGACTACTATGCCCGCAAGCGCCTCATCACCCAGGCCAAGAACAAGTACAATGCTCCCAAGTACCGCCTGGTTGTCCGCTTCACCAACCGCGACATCATCCTCCAGATTGTGAGCTCCGAGATCACCGGCGACAAGGTCTTTGCCTCCGCCTACTCCCACGAGCTCAAGGCCTACGGCATTGAGCACGGTCTCACCAACTGGGCTGCTGCCTACGCCACCggtctcctcctcgcccgccGTGTCCTCAAGAAGCTCGGCCTCGACGAGACCTTCAAGGGTGTTGAGGAGGCTGACGGTGAGTACAAGCTCACCGAGGCCGCCGAGACCGACGATGGCGAGCGCCGCCCCTTCAAGGCCTTCCTTGATGTCGGTCTTGCTCGCACCTCCACCGGTGCCCGTGTCTTCGGTGCCATGAAGGGTGCCTCCGACGGCGGTATCTTCATCCCCCACTCCGAGAACCGTTTCCCCGGTTACGACATGGAGTCCGAGGAGCTCGATGCCGAGACCCTCAAGAAGTACATCTTCGGCGGTCACGTCGCTGAGTACATGGAGACCCtcgccgacgacgatgaggagcGCTACAAGTCCCAGTTCAACCGCTACATTGAGGACGATCTTGAGGCTGATGGCCTTGAGGACCTCTACGCCGAGGCCCACGCCGCCATCCGCGAGGACCCCTTCAAGAAGGCCGAGTCCGAGGCTCccaagaagaccaaggaggAGTGGAAGGCCGAGTCCCTCAAGTACAAGAAGTCCAAGCTCACCCGCGAGCAGCGCGCTGCTGGTGTCCAGGAGCGCATTGCCGCTCTCCGCTCGGAGTAA
- a CDS encoding epoxide hydrolase, whose protein sequence is MLPEEFPPEYILEAIDNMAPTILKGKRSSGSPKPKVILFDIGGVCVISPFQSILNYELRHSIPPGWINHSISRSAPSGFWHRLETGSIPMDAAFFAGFNRDLHNQSLWESFYRSHHHHHQQAKKHHHHHRSSSSSSSSSSSSSSSSSSSSSSSSSSSSGSSSGSDELLSIPPIPQIDGEWLFHDMMEHARAPDPWMFPALQKLKEDGRFVVAALSNTVIWPEGHKWAEKGDFFSDPLRQLFDVFISSAHVGLRKPDPRIYQLALEKVDQFARANADSERGKRGGWAEGVRPEDVVFLDDIGENLKAARKAGFRTIKVGLGKAFEAVDELENVTGLKLAGDHPRIAVKPDFSAAKEAKAKL, encoded by the exons ATGCTTCCTGAAGAGTTTCCCCCTGAATACATTCTTGAAGCCATCGACAACATGGCGCCAACCATCCTCAAAGGGAAAAGGTCCTCCGGGTCCCCCAAGCCCAAAGTCATCCTCTTTGACATTGGCGGCGTCTGT GTCATCTCCCCCTTCCAGTCCATCCTCAACTACGAACTCCGTCACTCCATCCCCCCAGGCTGGATCAACCACTCCATCTCGCGCTCCGCCCCTTCAGGCTTCTGGCACCGTCTCGAAACCGGTTCCATTCCCATGGACGCTGCCTTCTTCGCCGGCTTCAACCGGGACCTGCACAACCAATCCCTCTGGGAATCCTTCTACCggtctcaccaccaccaccaccaacaagccaaaaagcaccaccaccatcaccgctcctcatcatcatcatcatcatcatcatcatcatcatcatcatcatcatcatcttcttcatcttcttcatcttcttcttcttctggttcttcttctggctCTGATGAACTACTATCGATCCCGCCCATCCCCCAAATCGACGGCGAGTGGCTATTCCACGACATGATGGAGCACGCTCGAGCTCCAGACCCCTGGATGTTTCCCGCCCTCCAAAAACTCAAGGAAGACGGACGGTTCGTCGTCGCGGCACTGAGTAATACGGTGATCTGGCCGGAGGGGCACAAGTGGGCGGAGAAGGGGGACTTCTTCAGCGATCCGTTGCGACAGCTATTTGATGTTTTCATTTCGTCGGCGCATGTGGGGTTAAGAAAGCCGGATCCGAGGATCTATCAGTTGGCGCTTGAAAAGGTAGATCAGTTTGCGAGGGCAAATGCTGACTCCgaaagggggaagaggggcGGTTGGGCAGAAGGGGTGAGGCCGGAGGATGTTGTGTTTCTGGATGACATTGGGGAGAATCTGAAGGCGGCGAGGAAGGCTGGGTTTAGGACTATCAAGGTTGGGTTGGGAAAGGCGTTTGAGGCGGTTGATGAGCTGGAGAACGTGACGGGGTTGAAGCTGGCTGGGGATCACCCGAGGATTGCGGTGAAGCCGGACTTTAGTGCTGCGAAGGAGGCGAAGGCGAAGTTGTGA